In a genomic window of Croceibacterium sp. TMG7-5b_MA50:
- a CDS encoding glycosyltransferase, whose amino-acid sequence MSFEMADSPLSFSIVINTYNRADYLEDAIRGVTQLDYPAYELIVVNGPSTDATSQVLAAWADRVKIRQCDVPNLSVSRNIGIEAAAGDIVAFLDDDAVPHPQWLTNLAKHYADHEVGGVGGFTVDNTGVQWQVCKTVCDRFGNAHSVDLFFDERQLNFPGTPYYPSLLGTNSSFRREALHAIGGFDHTFAYLLDETDVCLRLVDAGWQIVYEPDALVFHQFAQSHVRTTSRKPRTLYPSVVSVSYFASVHGRHDGRARLSDELSGYEERLFSANKWLAEHSEISSAHRSSLDLDVRNGMREGVARAHKALADGKVAGDMRIPEIPDAFLPLQPRPRLRVALVTQGYPPHNDAGIARWTSLVAHGLANLGVAVHVITRAKNVPWRRFENGFWVHALVNGGREEPEIARKYDLPSSEITAWMAAVQDEIAFLKTFGLDLVSFPIWDLEGLPLLDQTDLPTIMSLHTTYMLARPFKPEWNARVIYGRSAVDRIINAERTALGKAPLLLANSQTIIDQIEGEYDIQVRDRATIVVHGTPDLLAAAEISLEEKLAAAQSRTKLHILVPGRFELRKGYDLALQLAAALQVNPLVHFDFIGHDLDDTAISQALSDANINPATLTNAKFHGKISREQLDQMYLDADMVLMLSRFESFGLVAIEAMAAGCPVLALDAGALPEVIGDGSSGWLVQGGPDFIGQASTIIDRLAGDRAELKQASIKAYAEFQQKYSTEVMARDLLAVYDRVVAEKGRAR is encoded by the coding sequence ATGAGTTTTGAAATGGCTGACTCGCCTCTATCCTTTTCCATTGTAATCAACACCTACAACCGGGCCGATTACCTGGAAGATGCCATTCGCGGCGTTACGCAGCTCGATTATCCGGCATACGAGCTGATCGTGGTGAATGGACCGTCTACTGATGCGACTTCCCAGGTGCTGGCCGCGTGGGCCGACCGGGTGAAAATACGTCAATGTGACGTGCCCAACCTTTCCGTATCCCGCAATATCGGCATCGAGGCTGCGGCAGGCGATATCGTAGCTTTTCTCGACGATGATGCGGTGCCGCATCCACAGTGGCTGACCAACCTGGCCAAGCACTACGCGGATCATGAAGTCGGCGGTGTCGGCGGGTTTACGGTCGATAACACCGGCGTTCAATGGCAGGTCTGCAAGACCGTATGCGACAGGTTTGGCAATGCCCATAGCGTGGACCTGTTCTTTGACGAACGACAACTTAACTTTCCTGGTACGCCGTATTACCCCAGCCTCTTGGGTACGAATTCTAGTTTTCGGCGCGAAGCATTGCACGCGATCGGCGGGTTTGATCACACATTTGCTTACCTGCTTGACGAAACGGATGTCTGCTTGCGCCTGGTCGATGCTGGATGGCAGATCGTTTATGAGCCCGACGCGCTCGTCTTTCATCAGTTTGCACAAAGCCACGTTCGGACGACTTCCCGCAAGCCTCGCACGCTATACCCTTCCGTGGTCAGCGTGTCGTATTTCGCGTCGGTTCACGGCCGCCACGATGGGCGGGCCCGCTTGTCCGACGAATTGAGCGGCTACGAAGAGCGTCTGTTCAGTGCCAACAAGTGGCTGGCCGAACATTCCGAGATCAGTTCAGCGCACCGCAGCAGTCTCGATCTGGATGTCAGGAACGGGATGCGCGAAGGTGTGGCGCGCGCGCATAAAGCCCTTGCGGACGGAAAGGTCGCGGGTGACATGCGCATACCCGAGATACCTGATGCTTTTCTGCCCCTGCAGCCACGCCCCCGCTTGCGCGTCGCACTTGTCACCCAGGGATATCCGCCACACAACGATGCCGGGATCGCCCGCTGGACGTCACTGGTCGCCCACGGTCTGGCAAACCTCGGAGTGGCGGTTCACGTCATTACGCGGGCGAAGAACGTTCCATGGCGCAGGTTCGAGAATGGGTTCTGGGTCCATGCCCTTGTGAACGGCGGGCGCGAGGAGCCGGAGATTGCCCGCAAGTACGACCTGCCCTCCTCCGAAATTACTGCATGGATGGCTGCGGTGCAGGATGAGATTGCGTTTCTAAAAACATTTGGCCTCGACCTTGTTTCGTTCCCAATCTGGGATCTGGAGGGATTGCCGCTGCTTGATCAGACCGATCTCCCAACGATAATGAGTCTGCATACGACCTACATGCTCGCCCGTCCGTTCAAGCCCGAGTGGAATGCCCGCGTCATCTACGGCCGCTCGGCAGTAGACCGGATCATCAATGCGGAGCGGACTGCTCTTGGCAAGGCGCCATTGCTGCTCGCCAACAGCCAGACAATTATCGACCAGATCGAAGGCGAGTACGACATTCAAGTCAGAGATCGCGCGACGATCGTCGTACATGGCACACCAGATCTTCTGGCTGCCGCGGAAATCTCGTTGGAAGAAAAGCTCGCGGCTGCACAAAGCCGTACGAAGCTGCATATCCTGGTGCCTGGCCGGTTCGAACTGCGCAAGGGCTACGACCTTGCACTGCAATTGGCCGCAGCGTTGCAGGTCAATCCGCTGGTTCATTTCGATTTTATCGGCCACGATCTAGACGACACCGCAATCTCTCAGGCGCTGAGTGATGCGAACATCAATCCCGCAACACTCACGAACGCCAAGTTCCATGGTAAGATCAGCCGCGAACAGCTGGACCAGATGTATCTTGATGCTGATATGGTGCTGATGCTCAGCCGTTTCGAAAGCTTCGGACTGGTTGCGATTGAAGCCATGGCTGCTGGGTGCCCGGTTCTCGCGCTCGACGCTGGAGCATTGCCCGAAGTGATCGGTGACGGCAGCAGCGGGTGGCTGGTGCAGGGAGGACCTGACTTCATTGGCCAGGCTAGCACGATCATCGATCGGCTCGCCGGTGATCGCGCCGAACTGAAGCAGGCTTCCATTAAAGCTTATGCTGAGTTCCAGCAAAAATACAGCACTGAGGTAATGGCTCGAGATCTGCTCGCCGTTTACGACCGGGTGGTGGCGGAGAAAGGACGCGCGCGGTGA